The DNA window taactatataaccatataataattacagtatggaaacaggccatctctgcccctctagtctgtaccaTCTAAGTGAACTcccctagtcccacctacctgcattttgcccataaccctccaatcccctctcatccatatacctaaatGATTTTTCTGCGaccaggtcattccactcagccaccactttctGACTGATGACGTTCcatctcatgttacttctaaacttttgacccctaactcttaacttgtgtcttgtgatctgttataATTTTGATCCCATGTGCCTCATATAGCCAATGTTGCAGCGATGTCTATGGATCTTCTGTGTGCACCCACCTTTTGCTTTTTGGATTGCACAGAGAAGTTCAGCCCTGACAGATTttagtgccatcttgtctcctgtccCGAAGGCagtatcatgagctctgagaagtgccagaatctctgcatccaaccatggtttctggttagctctGGTTGCAAAGCATTGGATCTCCATGGCATCCTCAGTGCACTTTCTAATGTAGCCATGTACTCTTCTGTTTACATGGGCATTGTAGGTGGCTGCATCCTTGAAACAGttccagtctgtggtctcaaagcaaTCCTGTAGCACTGCCACGTTGTGATCTCCCTGCGAACTGGTTTCATTAATTTTGCAAGCAGTCTGTATTCTGGGGTTAGCAGGATggatatgtgatctgagtaaccaaggAGGGGGAAAGGGCCAGCCTTTGTACACATCAAGGACCTTGGTGTACACCCAATCCACAGTGTCCTCTCCTCTCCTGGCGAATTTGACATGCTGTTGGAACGGTGATAGAACGGCTTTCATGTTGTCATGGTTCAAGTCAATATTGACAATCATAGCACCAATATGGTGGGACATCTGGTCTTCACAGACggcaccataaagctccttctTTGCTTTCCAAAGGTGGAACGCAAACTGTAGTAATCACCAATGGCTTAGAATTCCCTGAGCAGGTATCCACATTTCACCATCGGGTACTGTATCTGCTGAGCAGGATAGAGACATTACAATAGAGACATTTGTGTACCAGTTCTCATTGATGTAAACGCACAGATCCCCTCCTCAAGGCTTGTCAGAAGCGCCAGCATCTTTATCTGTTCTGAGGGAAATAAGGTCATCTAGCTGGATTTCTGAGTCTGGAATGAAGACCTGGAGCCGCATTTCTGTAATCACCATAGCATagcagccctgcagttctctctggCTCAGATGCAGACTCGGGTATTCAATTTTCTTCTCCACTGGTCTTGCATTTGCAAGTCAGATTGTTGGAAACCTGGATCTGAAGGGGTTAATTCCAGCTGTGGTAGTGTGTTGTAATGGCAAGAAAATGAGGTCcgaaattggatggcacagttagtgtggtTAGTGAAATTTTCTCTTTCAGATCTTAAGCAACATCCTTTGTTTATCTAGGTTTACTTATTTTCCTTCAATACAAATTGCATGTGGCACCACAATGGTGTAGTGTGCAGAGCTACGACCTCATAGCCCCAGCAACACTGGAGCACACTGGGCCTCTGGTAGAGTTTCCATGTTCTCTTGTGActggatgggtttcctccagatgctctggttttgtCCCATATTCCAAAAGCGTGCAGGTTGGAAGGTCAATTGTTAATGCGCAATTATCCTCAGTCTGTAAGCAGGGGAAATAATCAGAGAGGGTTGAAGGGGAAATTGGGGAGAATAAACTGGGACTAGTGTAGGAATGCACTGCTTGGTGAATAGAACAAATTTGATGATTGGAAGTGCCTACCTCTGTGCTCCATGCGTTCATGAATCCatgatttacttttttttagcatCCCAATTGATAACAAATGATTGCAAGAATTCTATACAAAATAAATCTATGATCAATTTAGTGCAGTCACAAACCAGACTCTTGTGAACAAGGAGCAAAAACCAAGTTCCTTGAGGTTGAATGagaacataaggaataggagcagtAGGCGATCTGGCACATCAAGCCTGCTGttatgatcggctcatctccatctacctggctttttcccatatcccttaatttcccaactttggtaaaaatctatccaaacttgtcttaaatatatttactgaggtaaccTCCATTGCTTTAATGGAcagcaaattcaccaccctctgggcaaaagcagttcctcctcacctccaacctaaatctactatcccgaatcttgaggctatatcctcaagttctggtctcctcaccaatggaaacaacttgcctacttagctttgcctttcataattttgtgtttctataagatcccttctcattcttctgaattctagcaagtcccagacaactcaatctctcctcataggctaaccccctcatctctgaaatcaacctagtaaatctctgcatcacctccaaagccagtacatccttcgtcaagtaaggagaccagaactacatgcCATACTTCAGGttcagtctcaccagtaccttgtgcaGTTGCCGCATAACCTCCTAAACTCTATCCCTCTAGCaaggaaggccaacattccatttgccttctttataaCCTAATGCATTTTCAAACCAACCTTTtatgattcacatacaagcactcccaagtccttctgcacatcaGCACGcggcaatcgcttgccatttaaataatctaatcttccatttttcctttcaaagcaGATAAGGTCACATATtcaaacattgtactccatctgccagacccttgtccACACACTTATTATCTACATCACTTTGCACACCCTCtgtatcctctgtacaatttgcctTTGCAAATAATCTAGATCGTTTAGGAACAGTTGCAGAAACCAGCACCGATCCCACACtaattgccaaccagagaaacacccctGCATCCTAACTCtgttttctattggttaaccaatcctccatCCATGCTAACACATCAGCCCCAACTCTATACATCCTTATCTTCTGTGAGTcttttgtgcagcaccttatcaaacgccttctggaaatccaggtaagcaACATCCATCCGCACCCCTTTATCTACTGCGCTGGTTATATCCTAAAAGAACTCCAGAAAGTTTGTCAAAGTTTGACATCCAAGTTAGGCTGCTGATGTATCAACAACAAAGTCTGACAATATTGGTCTCCGGGCACATACAGTGAGCACAGCATAGGGGGCATATCAATGGTTCAATCAAAATTTGAACTGAACTCTCATTCAGACTATTTAATATTCATTAACCATTCTTTCTATTTACACCTGTCTgcacccaattgttaccaaaaatTGCTTAATCTAAAATCAAGGGTGCAAACTTTGAAGAACTGTTCCAATTCACAATGAGCTCGCGAATAATCATCATTTCTTGCATTTTCAGAAACTCTGACCTATTATGGAGAAAACAATGAAACTAAAAGGACAAACATCCGTGGAAAGAGTTCTACCAAGCAAAATTCATATTTATAAATCTAAGATAAAAATAAGCATCATAATCTTGAGTTTTATTTCAGTGACATCTATTTCTATTGTTTTTAGACATGCGAGTAAATCTAAAATGGAAGAAAATAAGTATCCAAAAGCTGTAATggtggatttaaaaaaagataatgatGTACAATTAAAGATGATTCCAAAGGGAATATGGACAATAAATTCTATTGGAAGACTTGGCAACCAGATGGGGGAATATGCAACACTCTATGCTTTGGCAAAGCTGAATGGTCATCAAGCCTATATTTTGCCTTCCATGGCCAATTATCTGTCTCCTCTCTTCAAAACTACCCTTCCGACCCTCCATGAAAGTTTGATCAAAAAATTACGTTGGCAGGGTTATCCTCTACATGACTGGATGGAGAATGCGTATTACAATATTCCGGGGAACTATCGATGGCTCTCGGGATATCCGTGCTCCTGGACCTTCTATCATCACTTACGAGATGAAATTCTCCGAGAATTCACCTTTCATGACTTTATCAAGGAAGAGACAAATGCATTTCTCAGGAAAATTAGTGGGGAACGGAAGAATATCACATTTGTTGGTGTTCATGTTCGAAGGGGCGATTATGTAAGGGTCATGCCAAATATTTGGAAAGGGGTCATAGGTGATAAGAAGTATTTAGACAAAGCAATGGATTACTTCAGAAATAAATACAAAGATGCAATTTTTGCAGTGACAAGTGATGGAAAGGATTGGTGTAAGAAGAACATTGATAATGCCAGAGGAGATGTTTTCTTTTCAGAAACTTCAAACAGTCCAGGTCAAGACCTTGCCATCCTTGCTCACTGTAATCACACCATTATGACAATAGGAACATTTGGCTACTGGGCAGGCTACCTGGCTGGGGGGGAGACCATTTTCCTCGATAATTTCACTCTGCCTAATTCACCATTTCTGAAAGTGTTTAAGTATGAAGCAGCTTTCTTACCTGAATGGATTGGCATTCCTGCTGATCGATCACCTCTACTGAATTCAACAAAATTAAGTAAAGCAAATTAAGCTTCTTTAATTGTATGCTTTGTGATGCAGCAGTTAgtgtaggggtctccaaagtgattAATTTCAACCCCTGGGGGCTTGATAGGGCAATCCGAGTGATCAATAAATGCCAATGGGTTAAAAGGTTGTTGATAAATGGTTTTGGGGGGGTGGGTCTTCATTAAACTTTTGCGGTCAAAAGCTGGGGTGTGTCtatggaaaatagcacctatggcaggggtggatAACCTCTCGAAAGTTGGCCTTGGTGACTCCATGTTATATTTGTCTTCGGCCTCTTAATAAGTAGAGAGTGAAGGAGTGATGGAGCAGAGAAAGAGATGTATGTCCAgtgcccccaccaccaccccccatctGGTGCTGCAAGGAGTCCATGCCTTGCAGTCCATGAGGGATCAAGGGTTCTATGAAGGGGTCAATGATCTAAATTTTGGCAGATACCTTTATTGCTCTAATGTCAGTAGGCATCTGTCATCTTAAGAATTTATCCAAAAGACTAAAATTTTCCCTGAACAAAGAGAAGATGTGTTGGGCTCAATgagtcagtcaacatttctggtcGAAACCCTTTATCGAGACTCTACTTCTCTCATTTGACCAGTGCCCTCCATGGGTGATACCTGGCTCTCTGAGTCCCACCAGattttctttgttcactcaagatttcagcttttgtgtttctcatgTGCATTAACTATTTTCAGCTCATAGATTCAAGAAATAATTTCTGGTACAATGGTACAATAAAGTTGCTGTGTCCAGATCTTGTAATGGTAAATGAAgacaataattaaataaataaatttgtatgACAATTTTTTTGAATGTAGACTGCAATCATTCTGAGTTGAGGAAGAAATTATAACTTTTAATCAACCTCACAAGTTAAAAAAATTGTATTACTGAAAAGGTCTTTGGAAATCTCTAACTGATGGTAATGTAATGTTATTCTTCATCCTTCCTATGAGTTCTGCACCATCTTGAAACAACATTTATCATCCAAGTCTCCTCCTTTCCCAGTGCAACATCTTCCTGAAATCTGTCTCTGCTCTTCACCTTACCCCATGAGGCACTGTCTTCCCCTCCAAATGCAAATACTCTGAAGAACCTTCTTTTAGTCACAGGTCCTGTTCATGGAAGATGGTTGGACGTCAATCAATCACTGCAGTCTCAGGATTTCCTCAGAGAAAAGTTTGACCCTCTATCATGTGGTCACAAGTGAGGATCAATTCCATGCAAAGCTCATCAGCATTCAAGTGGTAAGACCGAGAAAATAATTATAAGTCATAAAGATATACAGCACCGAAAGAAACCTCTCTGCCTAACTGATCTCTGCAAaccaagttgcctacctgagTTAAACCCATTTGCCAGTATTTGGCCCATAGCACTGTAACCCTTTCCTATCCAGGAACCTGTCTCAAagtattttaaacattgtaattgactCTCCAGTGTTGCCCATGGCTCACAACCTGGAATGATGCTAGGGTTCAATCTCAGGGGAAAAAGAGAgcgagctggaagggcctgctcaGGTACGGCCAAATGAGGGAAGATGTTCAAGCGAGCTAATTGTAGGGTAGGCTAACATTGATTGACTTTCGACCTGCCTGGCCAGATGACCCTCCAGGAGCACGCACATGGATTATCATTTGTTTGCAGCAGTTTCCTATCCAACCTGTTGGATAATTGTCTGTGCTCCCCTTGCTATGTTACTAATTACTCTTTCTCATTGTAACTCCATGCTGTGCAACTGAACTCATGCCCTGATACGTTGAATAACTGTATGAGTATTAGAGTTGTCTTGCTAGAACCCTTCATACTGTACCAGgtaataatgtgacaataaacttgaacattaaTGCAGCTCCAAAAATAATCAAGAGCTTGATACCACCATAAATATTTCCTCTATCACAGGTACACAATGGCTACAGTGTACGTCATCAACAAAATGCATCTTCCACCACTGAGAATGCTAAGTGAAGGAGGCATACGGTAAACACCACCACTTCTGACCTCATTCTGTAAATAGCAGTTCAGGAGCATCTTCACCACCCTCCTCCTgtctaaaaaaaaacactcatcttaaccccccccccaaaaaaaaatcacttttattCATCACCACTCCTTTTAATTCATCTTCTTGAGGCCATAGAGGAATGAACAATAAATTTTCATACACAGTGGCCTCCTCCAAATTTGAATAAATGATGAAACCTTTTTGTTCAGATCTACTTTTTAACCTTATTTCTTTACTCAGGCATTTGATCTCTTCATTAAGAACCACTTGCACAGCCTGCTCTTGTAAATATAATACATCATACAGGCTCACAACTAGTAAGCTAATACATTGCGCCCGTCAGATTTATGCCCAGGAGCTCTTCTCTCATCTTCCTTTTATCATTTGAAGTTTAAAACAAATAGTGGATTCAGATATGGAAATGCAAGCGCACTGATAACTGACTTCACAAGTCTGAAATGAGATGATGTTAGATGCAAACTTCATTTTCTTTGAACAAGCAAACAGTAGGCACCACATAATCATTCTCGGATGAATGACGGAACATGGGGCTATTACAACAGCAAATGGTGCCAAGAGATAATTCACTAAAGAAGCCCATGGTGGAGAATAACCAGGAAGAGGACAGTAATGTAAGGGTGGAGGGAGATTAGGATGATTGAATTGAGAGGGAGGGTGGTCATTTATGACCCAGCCAGGATAGCAGACCATAATACATAGGAGATCCTCTTtgccatttttatggtcctgtggattgacttctgatccatttctatgCAGCAACCGTACTCACACCATGATACAGCTGCCAAGGACGCTCTCAAAAGTGCTCCTGTATGCCTGTTGGCCAGTAGTGATGCCTGCTTCACCCGTCTCTGGAAgcgccttcctgataagtgaggagatatgcgttcatgataggtcactagttaagtgaagtcGAAGGAACAATCTGTGGTTTTTGCCTCCCTGCACAAAGCTTGCCTTGATTCTGAGAGGAAATTTCAATGATAGATGAGTATAGATCCAGTGGGAAGTAGCCATTTGGCAGTGCAGTCCAGAGCATCCAAGACAGTCTACAGGAGGTATAACAGATGGAGGATTTTCATGGACTGTAAAGGCagaactttaattttaaatttttaaaatatgtaattttctgaacatttaaaaagaaagttgTAATGGAGCTgtataatttcaaaaataaaattgattacagtttcaattaaaatattactataaaataaataatcttAACTTACCTTTTTCATCAAATTCATCCAAACGATCCGTGTAGCGGTTAGACCAACTCAATGACAGCACTAGCAATCCAGGTTTGTATCtgttgctgtctgtaaagagtttgctcTTTCTCCCATTGACCACgtgagtttcttctgggtgctccaaagacatatggaggtcacattggtgtattttggcagcaagggctcgtgggccgtAAGCGCCAATTACCGtgctaaacaaaaaaaaaattaaatgttggtATCCCTCAAGAAATAAGATATGTTAATCTTAAAGCACAATATCATTTGTTTTACAGGACACGAACCCAACAGATATTTGCACACTTCTTTTTATCTCTGACAACCaccacaagttaaaaaaaatagtggattCAGATATGGAAATGCAAGCGCACTGATAACTGAC is part of the Narcine bancroftii isolate sNarBan1 chromosome 12, sNarBan1.hap1, whole genome shotgun sequence genome and encodes:
- the LOC138746433 gene encoding galactoside alpha-(1,2)-fucosyltransferase 2-like, which gives rise to MEKTMKLKGQTSVERVLPSKIHIYKSKIKISIIILSFISVTSISIVFRHASKSKMEENKYPKAVMVDLKKDNDVQLKMIPKGIWTINSIGRLGNQMGEYATLYALAKLNGHQAYILPSMANYLSPLFKTTLPTLHESLIKKLRWQGYPLHDWMENAYYNIPGNYRWLSGYPCSWTFYHHLRDEILREFTFHDFIKEETNAFLRKISGERKNITFVGVHVRRGDYVRVMPNIWKGVIGDKKYLDKAMDYFRNKYKDAIFAVTSDGKDWCKKNIDNARGDVFFSETSNSPGQDLAILAHCNHTIMTIGTFGYWAGYLAGGETIFLDNFTLPNSPFLKVFKYEAAFLPEWIGIPADRSPLLNSTKLSKAN